In Streptomyces sp. ALI-76-A, the genomic window GACCGACCGGACTGCTTCGGCGCCCGCGAGGCCGGAACCGGCGTCCGACCCCCGGCCTTCCGCTCCGCGTCCAGAGCACGTCCGGCTGCCCGCAGCGTACTGAGGACCGCGGTCACCTCGCGTACCGACTCCTCGGGAATCACCGACCCGATCCGCAGTTCCAGCTCTTCCTCGAAGACCTTCAGCGCCCCCTCCACCAGCTTCCGCCCCTCCGGGGTGAGCTCGACGATCGAGGAACGGCGGTCGTTCGGATTGGCCCTCCGCCCGCACAGGCCCGCCGTCTCCAGACGGTCGACGACCTTGCTCGTGCCGCCCACCGTGATCGAGAACTCCTCCGCGATGTCCTGGATCCGTCGCCCAGGCCGCCGCAACAGCAGGTGCAGCACCTCGAACGAGGTCAGCGCCAGGTCATACTCCGCCCGCAACCGCCCCTCGATGCCGTCCCACAACTCGATCTCCAGCGAGACCAGCTCCCGGTACAGCAGCTTCAGGTCAGTGTCAGCCATCACTCATCTTCCAAAGAATTATCTTCCATAGACAGTTAATTGTAGGTCACCAGTATCGGGACCCTCAGGCGCCGTCCGCTTTCCGAACGTGATCGTTTGGTTCGGGTGTGTCAGTGGTGTCGGCTGCGCAGTGCAGGCGATCACGGCGGATAGTCGCGAGCGCGACCACTTCGATGCGGTGCTGGGAACTGCGCAGCGACGAACGGGTGCCGGCCACCACGCTCAGCCACCACATCCAGCCCGCCATCACACAGAACAGCACCGCCGCCGGCGGCAGCAGCACGGGCGGCGCCCACCGTGCGACGTCACCGCGGGGCAGCTCCTGCCCGGTCAGGTAGCCGACCTTGACCAGCCACACCAGGTACACCGGCACCTCGATGGCGATCACCACCCACATCAAGACCCGCAGTCCCCGTAACGCGCCGCGCTCGCTCATCCCTTGGGTCTCCCCCTTCGATCAACAGGGTCCTGGGGAACGTAGCGGCCCGGCGCCGGCACCCACCAGGGCGCGTCACGCGCAAGGGCGGTGATCAGCGGTGCGGGTGCCCCGTCGGCGGCGTCCTCTGTCCACAGCCCCGCTCCGATGGGGTGTTCGTATGACTGATGAGGAGAAGGCAGAGCAGGCGGCCCGGACGCGCGCCAAGATCATGGAGGGCTTCGCCCGTGCGGAGCGGGCCCTGTTCACCCGGCCTGCGCCGAAATCCGCGCGAGCCCAGATGAAATTCCTTCGCACGCGGGAGAAGGGCTCCACCAAGAGCCTGGCGGAGCGGCTGGGCGTCTCCCGCAAGACGGTGCAGCGCTACCTCTCGGGTGCCTCCACCAAGCCGAACAAGCGACTCCAGGAGGCCCTGACCCAGGAGACGGAGGCGGAGTGGCAACCGCAGGTCAAGGCACAGGCGAGGCAGCGCGCGGCCAGCTCGGGCGGGCTCGTCATCTCGTGCCGGGCCTACTTCGGTTTCGGCCCCGAGGGCACCTCGGACGCGGGCCGGGTGCGGGACGTCAGCGTCGCCGTGTCGCTCTCCCACGCGAGGGCCATCCTGGCCGCACGGGAGAAGGGTGCGACGGACGATGATCTGCACGAACTGGTCGCGGACGCCATCGCGGACGCCTATTTCCGTCAAGGCAGTAGTGGCCGGGCGGGCCTGGAGGTGGAATTCGCTGACGTGGAATGGCTCAACATCCGGTTTTAGCAGCACGGAATTAACGACTGCGATAGAACCTTTCTGTGGCCGCCGCGCCCGATGCGCGGCGGCCCGATATCCCGTTCCTTTCTCCGTGACGATTGAGAGGCAGAGTGAGCACCCCTGCGCCACGATCCCGCCGCCGTCCCCGCGTTCCCGCGCCCGGCACGGCCGCGCCCCGCCAGCCGGTCGACCGCGCGAAGGTCGGCCGCAGCTCGGTCCGCCGGCGCGCCACCGGCATGACCGCCACCGAGGCCGCGGCCGCGCTCGAGGACGCCCGGCTGCACCAGCACCTGGACCGTGACCGCGAGGACCTGGCCGGCGACGAACGCGGCCCCGCCGAAGTCGCGGAGTGGGAACGCATCGCGCAGCTGCTCGCCACCACCGGCGGGACGTACGACCCGAAGTCCGACGCCGTCGTCCAGGACGAGCTCGCTGCCGAAGCCGCGGCGGCCGCCAAAGCCGAAGCCGAACTCCGGGACCTGGAGCTGGAGCAGGAGCGGCAAGAGCGGCTGCACTCCAACGGGCTGCCCGAGCGCGCCCACCTGCTGATGGCCCTGGAGAAGACCGGTCTGCTCGGCAGCACCGAGGAACGGCACGGCGCCGAAGGCCCGCTCGTGCTGCACGAGCTCGAGGACCGCTACGCCCTCGACTACCTGAACGAGTACGGCGAGTTCCACGAAATGTTCTGCATCCTGGATAGCTACGGCATGGCCCCTCCGAGTGGCCTTGTTCGCGAGAATGGGCAGCAGATGTTCACCACTTCGGGAGGCGCCACAGCCCACCGGAAATTCGAACACTGAGTGAGTCGCTTGCCGTAGTTAGGGGCGGCGGCTGGCACTTGTCCGCGCTGCCTTGACACCCCCACGACGGCGGCAGGTGCCGCTCCCCCAACGGATGAGAAAACAGGTTGGCTGGCTGCCTGGACAGCTGCGACGATGCGGCTGTTTCCCAGGCGGAGGACACTTGTTCGTTTTCGTGTGCGCTGGATGCGGCGCCGAGTTGACCACCTCGCTCTCCCAGGTCTCACTGCCAGTCCACGCCCGTCAGAAGTACGGGAACGGGGCCCAGCTTCCGGTGCTCATGGAGTCCGGGACGTTTGCGGCCCTGTCTCGCATTCGGTGGTGACGGAGCGTGCTGTTATCCGAGGAGGATGCGGTGCCGGAGCAGGGTGAAGCCTGCTCGTCCGTGCATCTGGCGCGCAATCCGTTTGGTCTTGGTGTTGACGCCCTCGGTGGGGCCGTTGCTGTACGGAAGCGTGAGCCCGGCGATCACGGCGTCGATGTCCCGGTCCAGGCCCCGGGTGAAGGCGTGTAGGTGGGGCAGGTCGGCTGTTCGGACTTGGGCGATCCAGTGCGTGAGCGCATCGGCGTTGTCGGTGTGTGGCGTAAGGAGCGGGGCGAAGTCTCTGATATCTGCGGCCAGTTGGGTCATCTCGGGGCAGGCGGCGGTGAGCTTGGCCAGGAGCTCGTGCTGCTCGGGCTTGAGGTTGTCGGGCCTGGTCAGCAGCATCCGGGCGAGTCGACGTGGCGAGATATGGCTGCGGTCGGCGTCCGCGCGGCCTTGGTTGATGTACTTGTGCAGAAGGTTCAGGCAGCCCGTGAAGCCGAGGGTCTTGATCTCTTCGAAGAGGTGCTGGACGGGGACGCCGGGGTCTTCACTTCGGCGTTTGCGCAGGTGCTCGCGGTAGGGATCGACCAGGCTGGCACGGTACTTGGGGACGCGGAGCATGCGCTCGGGCCGGTCGGCTCGGGCGTAGCGTTTGACGGTGTTCAGGGCCAGTTGCAGGCGGCGGGCGCATTCGAGCAGGCCCACGCCCTTCTCGAGCAGGCCATGAACCTGGTGCCAGCGTTCGAGGGTGGTCTGAGCGCGGGGCCCGTCGTAGATCGGCGCGTCCAGTACGGTGGCCCAGCAGGCACTGTGTGCCTTCACCTCGTTCAGGGCGGCTTCGCACAGGTTCTTCCATAAATGCCAGCGATCACCGACTTGCACCGCGTCGGGCAGAGCACGGCGGATGGCCTCGGCGTAGGTGGCTGAGCCGTCGCGGCACACGACCTCGATGCCCGGATGCCCGCGCAGCCACGCTTCCAGGGTGTCGGCCGTGCGGTCGGGCAGTACGTCGATCCGCTCATGGGTCTCGGCGTCGATGATCACGGTGGCATAGCGGTGCCGCCGGCGCAGGGCGAAATCGTCGACGCCGATCACACGGGGCACCCGCCCGGTGGGCAACGGGATGCGCAGCAGGGCGCGCAGGGCCGTGTGACGGGACAGGCCCACCGCGAGTATCGCCAGCAAACGTGATCCCGCCCGGCCCGCTAACTCTTTGACCACGGCCCTGACCTGCCTGGTCAGACGAGCGATGCGTCGCTGGTATCGCTCCAGCAGCCCGGGCACCTGTTCGCGGAAGGTGTGGCGGCAGCCTCGCGTGGGACACACCAGACGCCGCACCCGCACACGGACCACCACCTGTCGCCCGTCGACCGGAACGTCGGCCACCGTCCGCCAGTGATAGCCGTGCACCCGTCCCGACGAGGCCCCGCACACCGGGCAGACCGCGGTGTCCAGCGGCGTCCGGGCCCGCACCACGATCCGCCCACCCTCGTCGACCACATCCTCCATGATCAGTGGGGACAGACCCGAAAACACCGTCTGCACAAGCTCGTTGACATCTATCACAGGAAGGTCAACGACCCTGACAACTCTCCGTCACCACCGAATGTGAGACAGGGCCGGTGAGCGTACAGACCCGGTGGAGATGGCTCGCGGCGGGGTGCGGTAGCGGGGAAGGGTGGGCGGCCCGAGCCCGCCATAAGCGGGCTGGTGCGGCTCGACATCCTCCGGATGCGCGACTTCCTTCCCGTGCAGGGCCAGGACATAGGGCAGCCCTCGCTCCTCGAGACCGAGCCGGAACGGTGTGCCGACGCTGTCACCCCGCCAGGGAGGGGAAGGGAGAGCTTCGCCCTGCCCCTGGTGCCGCGGGTGTCTTCCGGAGCCCCGGCCCGGCCCGGACGGGGCTCCGGGGGCCACCGGGCGTCGCGAACCGTCGTCCGGCCTCGACTCCCCGCACTCGGTCTCCCGCTTCGTCTACTTCGTCACCTTGATCCCCTCGAACGTTGTGGACTTCGGCGCCAGGCAGACGAACCAGTCGTAGGGCGAGTGCTTGGGGCTGTGGATGACCGGAACGGCGGCGTTCGCCTCGGTGGCCGCGGACGCACGGCCGACCTTGGCAGACGTGCCGTCCTTCCAGGTGCAGGTGACCTCCCGGGCGGTCTTGGCGACCTGGCCAGTCACCAGGCGCGGGGCCGTGTCGTTGTGGGGGAGCAGCGGGAGCGAGACGGTCCCGTACTCGCCGCCGGACAGGACGTCGTCCTCAGGTAGCACCATGTCCGCGATCTGGGTGGTCCTCGCCTCTTCACCGGTGACCCGGTGCACGAAGTGCGCAACCTTGCCCACCAGTTCGGAGGCCGTGGAGACGTCCTCCGGGTGCTCGCCGAACTCCGCCATCGCCGTCAGGGTGGCCTGGGCCTCCGCCGTGTCCGCCGGAGCCTTCCACACGTCGATGTACACCCTCCACGGCACTCCCGCGTCGGTGCCGCTCGCCAGGGTCGTCCGCATGTGCGGCTCGGACGCCTCCGCGCCGACGACGAAGGCCTGGAACTCTCTGTCCTCGGCCTGTTTTCGAACCCCCATGAGCACCTCCTAGATGTTCAAAAGAGGCCATGAGAGGCCGAGACCGTTGCCTCACCGCGGAAACTTCCATGCGGCAGCAATCCGGACGCTGCGGCAGCCGCCGAGCCCGGAGGGGGAGAGCGAGGGGCTGGAGGGGTAGCCGCCACCGTTTGCGGCTGGTGACATGGCTCTTACCAGCACTTTAGTGAGTGGGTGTTTCATCGTGCTGGCACCGGTCCGTGGTGTTCCGGGTGAGCGGGACGATGACGGCGGACCGTCCCGCCGTCTGTTCGCGCAGGGCGGCGTTCTCGGTCAGGCAAAGCAGAGCTGTCCATGGCCACTGTCAGCATGGGCTCAGGCAAAGACCACGTCATGCGGTGATGCCTTCCACGCCGACCACCAGCCGCAGCAGGGCGACCAGCGCCCAGCCACCGTTTCTCGGCGACGCCTGAATTCTGGTTCTGGATCACTTTCCGTGCCGGAGCCACGGAGGGTCACCACAACCGCGATCATGAACGGCCTCACGCCGCGAGGAGGACCCGCTTGCGGAGCAGGTCGAAGTTGGCGCGGCCGAACATCTGCCGCTTGAGCATCTTGATCTTGTTGTTGTGGCCTTCGACGGCGCCAGAGCTGTAGGGCAGGCTGAGCCCGGCGACGACGGCGTCGAGATCCTGGCCGAGGCCGGTGACGAAAGCGTGCAGGGCGGACAGGTCATCGGCCTGGACGCGCTCGATCCATTGGTCCAGCTGCTGTCCTTGGCGGTTTCGTCGAGCAGGGCGTGGACAGCTGCATGCTGTTCGCGCACCCGGTCCGACAGGCGGCCGGAGTGTCGCGGTTCGCCCGGACGCGGCGCGAGCTCCGTGGTGTTCACGGGCGTGTTGCTGCGGACCGGGCCGGTCGCCTCCGGCTCGTGCAGCAGGGCGCGGTGCTGGATGACCGTCTTCTCGACGGCCTCGACGATGTTTTTCCAGATGTGCCACCGGTCCGCGACGTGGACCGCGTCCGGGGCGCCGAGCCGTCCGGCCTCGGCGTATGCGGTCGAGCGGTCACGGCAGATCACCTCGACGCCGGGGTGGTCGGCGAGCCAGGCGGACACCGTGGCCGTGGTGCGGTCGGGCAGCAGATCAACCGGACGACGCGTGTCGATGTCCACCAGGACCGTGCCGTAGTTGTGTCCCTTGCGCAGGGCGAACTCGTCCACCCCCAGCACCCGCGGCGTGTGCACTTCCGGGTCCGGCAGGCGGCGTATCAGCCGCAGGAGTGTCGACCGGCTCGCCCGGACCGCGAGTGTGTCCGCCAGGCGGGCGCCGGCCCGGCCTGCCAGCATCACGGCCACCCGTTGCAGCACCGTCTGCAGCCCGGTGCTTCGCCTCCCGTGCCGGAATGAGGTTCCCGACTTGTATTGCCGGCTTGCGTGAGGATCGCCAGCAACGCCGACCGCAGAGCAGCACGGATGCCCTCGAACTCGGCATCCTTGCGGCCCCCGCAGGATCTAACTCGCTGCCGGCCACCCATCCCACCATCACCGAGTCCGTCTCCCGCCGCACCCGCAGACCAGGGCTGCTCTCATCACCAGCCGACGCGACATCGAAGCCAGCACGGGCCAACGTTCCGCACACATCAGCAAGCAGCTTTTCCACGGGATCCGAGGTCACGACCGAAAGCCTATACACACGCTTCCTGGCGGTTTCAGGCACGGGTGTTTCACACACGGAGGAAGCTGCCCCAGCCGCCCTCATCCTTCCTGACAGGTTAGTCCGCAATTTCAGCCTCCGGCGGCCGTACTCTTGCTCCTGGGGTCGTCGGCCAGGGCGATGCCGGCGGTGATGCGTTTGCCGACCGGTTCGCGGTGCGCTTCGAAGCTCTGGGCGAGGACCATGACGATTTCCAGGCCGTGCCGGCCGACCCGGCCGGGTTCTGCGGCCCATGCCACTGGCAGGGCCGGGTCGCTGTCCCACACGGTCACCCTCCACCCTGGCATCGGCAACACGAAGTTCCAACAGGGCGGGCCCGGGGGCGTACTTGCGGGCGTTGGTGACCAGTTCACTGACCACCAGCCGCACCACGTCCATGACATGCGTGGACACTGGCAGACCCTGTTCGGCCTGCACGCGGACCAGGAAGTCGGCGACGAAATCACGCGCTTGGGCGACACAGGAGAAGTCCCCGTCGAGGGCTACGGCGGCCTGTATCGGAGCTGTGCCTCCCGTCGCGTTGCCCTCACCGTCAGGCATCGCGCCACCTGAGTCCCAGGCTGAGGGGAGCACAGCGAGTGCGTCGGTCAGCCGACGCCTGATCCTGCCCGCAGTGGACGCGCCGCTTCTCCCACGCCCGCGCACGACGACGTGCCGCCGCGGTCCGGCTCGACGCAAGGAGGCGTACCCCGTCGGCCAGGCGCTCACCAGCGCTGCGAGTAGGGCAACGGCGGCAAACGAAAGGATCTTGATCCACACCGGTGGGATGTGGAGAGCGGCCGCAGTGGCCAGTCCGCAAAACAGGAGCCACGCCGCTGCCGTGAGCAGGCGCTGATGCGGTCGTCGCTGTCTCATGCGCTGCCACTCCGGGGCCTGATGCCAGTCGTCGTGGGGTCGTCCTCGCCCTGATCGACGATGTCATACTCCCGGGTGCCGGTGGACGGCGTTGCTGCAGCACAGAGCGTGGAGCAAGAGGGCGTGCTGGGCGAGATCAGGGGTGGCCACGTCCGCTTCGCCGACGCTCGCGGCGCGAAGGCCCACAGAGGTTCCAGCGCCCATCACTCGGGCCTCGGGCAGGTAGTACCAATTCGGCCGTCGCGCGCCAGGTGCTGCTATGGCGAGGTGTAGGCGTACAGACGATCGCGGAGGTCCGCGCCTCCTGACCGGGGTACGGCCGGGTGACCCTCCCGGCCGGGAGGGTCACCCGGTTCGCCACCGGCTACCTCCCTCACCTCGCGGCGGGCTGGCTCGGCAGGTTGAACACGTGGTCCGGGGAAATGATCTTCGTGAGGGCGTCGCCGAAGAGGGTGCTGGGCTCCTCGTTCTTGTAGTTGATGTCGGTGTTCAGGAGGACGACGACGGTGGCCTGGGCCGACGGCAGGTAAATGGTCAGCGACTCGTAGCCCGGCAGCGAGCCGTTGTGGCCGATCCAGCCCTGCACGTCGAAGATGCCGAGACCGTATCCGGCGCCGGGGATCGGCGTCTTCGGTGTGATCAGCCGTTCCTTCTGCGTGTCGGGGCTGATCAGCCGTTCGCCGTCCGGGAGTCGGCCGGTGGCCACGGTCCGCGCCCAGAGCCGCAGGTCGTCCAGGGTGGAGATCATCGCGCCGGCGGCCCAGCCCCAGGAGGGGTTCCAGTCGGCCGTGTCCTCGACCGCGCCGTTCGCGGTCTGGTTCGTGTAGCCCTGGGCGTGCGGCTGCGGGAACTCGTTGCCGGTGGGGAAGCTCGTGTCGTCCAGGCCGGCCGGATCGAGGATGTGCTCCTGGATGTAGTCCGCGAGGCTCTGCCCGCTGATCTTCTCGACGAGCAGGCCGAGCAGGACCAGATTGGTGTTGGAGTAGTAGAACTCGGCGCCGGGCTGGAACAGCACGGGGTGCTTGAAGGCGTAGTCGAGCAACTGCTGCGGGGTGAAGGGGCTTTGGGGATCGGACGTCAGTGCCTTGAAGAAGGCGTCGTCCTGCGAGTAGTTGAACAGCCCGCTGCGCATGCCGGCCAGCTGCCGCAGGGTGATCTTGTCGCCGTTCGGCACGCCGTCGATGTACTTGTCGATGGTGTCGTCGAGGCCGATCTTCTTCTCGTCGACCAGTTTCAGCACGGCCGTGACGGTGAACGTCTTCGTCTCGCTGCCGATCCGCATGAAGAGGTTCGGGGTCATCTTCCGGCCGGAGTCCTTGTCGGCGACCCCGAAGGACTTCACGTGCTCGCCCTTGTCGGGGGTCCACACGCCAACAGACACGCCGGGGATGTTCGCCTGCTTCATGACGCGCCGCACGGCCTGGTCGATCTGCTGTTTGACCGCGGGTGTGAGGTCGCGGACCTCGTCCCCGGAGGGCGTCGGGGAGGGGGCCGCGGCGAGGGGGGCCGCCCCCGCCGTGCCGCCCGCGACCGGCACCACCAGGGCGCCCACGGCGGCCGCGACGACGGCTCCTCTGGACAGACGGACACACGGATGCGTCATGGGCTCACTCCCGCCAGGAGACTTCGCCGCAGGCCACAGCCGCACCAGGGGCACGGGCCGCGCGCGGCCCCTCTCCCCCAGCATAGGAGCGCGG contains:
- a CDS encoding serine hydrolase domain-containing protein, giving the protein MTHPCVRLSRGAVVAAAVGALVVPVAGGTAGAAPLAAAPSPTPSGDEVRDLTPAVKQQIDQAVRRVMKQANIPGVSVGVWTPDKGEHVKSFGVADKDSGRKMTPNLFMRIGSETKTFTVTAVLKLVDEKKIGLDDTIDKYIDGVPNGDKITLRQLAGMRSGLFNYSQDDAFFKALTSDPQSPFTPQQLLDYAFKHPVLFQPGAEFYYSNTNLVLLGLLVEKISGQSLADYIQEHILDPAGLDDTSFPTGNEFPQPHAQGYTNQTANGAVEDTADWNPSWGWAAGAMISTLDDLRLWARTVATGRLPDGERLISPDTQKERLITPKTPIPGAGYGLGIFDVQGWIGHNGSLPGYESLTIYLPSAQATVVVLLNTDINYKNEEPSTLFGDALTKIISPDHVFNLPSQPAAR
- a CDS encoding MarR family transcriptional regulator, producing the protein MADTDLKLLYRELVSLEIELWDGIEGRLRAEYDLALTSFEVLHLLLRRPGRRIQDIAEEFSITVGGTSKVVDRLETAGLCGRRANPNDRRSSIVELTPEGRKLVEGALKVFEEELELRIGSVIPEESVREVTAVLSTLRAAGRALDAERKAGGRTPVPASRAPKQSGRSAS
- a CDS encoding transposase, which translates into the protein MAHLEKHRRGRREDGHPAPRPAARAGGDRPGPQQHAREHHGARAASGRTATLRPPVGPGARTACSCPRPARRNRQGQQLDQWIERVQADDLSALHAFVTGLGQDLDAVVAGLSLPYSSGAVEGHNNKIKMLKRQMFGRANFDLLRKRVLLAA
- a CDS encoding transposase, giving the protein MAPGAPSGPGRGSGRHPRHQGQGEALPSPPWRGDSVGTPFRLGLEERGLPYVLALHGKEVAHPEDVEPHQPAYGGLGPPTLPRYRTPPRAISTGSVRSPALSHIRW
- a CDS encoding HTH domain-containing protein, which produces MTDEEKAEQAARTRAKIMEGFARAERALFTRPAPKSARAQMKFLRTREKGSTKSLAERLGVSRKTVQRYLSGASTKPNKRLQEALTQETEAEWQPQVKAQARQRAASSGGLVISCRAYFGFGPEGTSDAGRVRDVSVAVSLSHARAILAAREKGATDDDLHELVADAIADAYFRQGSSGRAGLEVEFADVEWLNIRF
- a CDS encoding ISL3 family transposase, which encodes MFSGLSPLIMEDVVDEGGRIVVRARTPLDTAVCPVCGASSGRVHGYHWRTVADVPVDGRQVVVRVRVRRLVCPTRGCRHTFREQVPGLLERYQRRIARLTRQVRAVVKELAGRAGSRLLAILAVGLSRHTALRALLRIPLPTGRVPRVIGVDDFALRRRHRYATVIIDAETHERIDVLPDRTADTLEAWLRGHPGIEVVCRDGSATYAEAIRRALPDAVQVGDRWHLWKNLCEAALNEVKAHSACWATVLDAPIYDGPRAQTTLERWHQVHGLLEKGVGLLECARRLQLALNTVKRYARADRPERMLRVPKYRASLVDPYREHLRKRRSEDPGVPVQHLFEEIKTLGFTGCLNLLHKYINQGRADADRSHISPRRLARMLLTRPDNLKPEQHELLAKLTAACPEMTQLAADIRDFAPLLTPHTDNADALTHWIAQVRTADLPHLHAFTRGLDRDIDAVIAGLTLPYSNGPTEGVNTKTKRIARQMHGRAGFTLLRHRILLG